From one Suicoccus acidiformans genomic stretch:
- a CDS encoding LysM peptidoglycan-binding domain-containing protein has product MKNLKHTLYMSSAILAMMCRPGMDVAAQEDTSVAWNPRQVEDVLEDLQYIDENRLQYTIQDGDTLSVIAEAMNIDTKYLAQLNEIEDIDVIYAGNIITAFLNQNHEVERIVVETAEGHTHQMDYAVNLSPLPVVEEYDAIAARPTNSQEVVATNVAPVETNAPYVEPVAETSMSTPAAPEEAAVEPKTDTVLSATYSVNETIGAETVTAPATEDVVTETAVATPAPVTEEAAAMEESVELVIAEEPVVTEEPMTEAEEVPAYEEENLVNNGMITYTASPEEVAEEVVTEEVTTELIEEPAVQEVADPYANPQNAGLSADAARYKEEVAALYGVKDFSLVRPGDPGDHGSGHAVDFMVYDNTALGNDIANYSINNMAENNISYVIWQQQIYGDWNQRWEMMEDRGSITANHYDHVHVSFNH; this is encoded by the coding sequence TTGAAAAATCTAAAACATACATTATATATGAGTTCAGCAATCTTAGCGATGATGTGTCGTCCAGGGATGGATGTTGCTGCACAAGAAGATACGAGTGTAGCGTGGAATCCACGTCAGGTTGAAGATGTCTTAGAAGATTTACAGTACATCGATGAAAATCGTCTACAATACACTATCCAAGATGGGGATACTTTAAGTGTTATTGCTGAGGCTATGAACATTGATACAAAATATTTAGCTCAATTAAATGAAATCGAGGATATTGATGTAATTTATGCCGGGAATATCATTACAGCCTTCCTGAACCAAAATCATGAAGTGGAACGGATTGTTGTGGAAACAGCTGAAGGCCATACGCACCAAATGGATTATGCGGTTAACCTTTCACCATTACCAGTTGTAGAAGAATATGACGCTATCGCTGCAAGACCAACTAATTCACAAGAAGTTGTGGCGACCAATGTTGCTCCTGTTGAAACAAACGCCCCTTATGTGGAGCCAGTTGCTGAGACGTCAATGTCTACACCTGCTGCCCCTGAAGAAGCAGCGGTTGAACCTAAGACAGATACAGTTTTATCTGCAACATATTCAGTGAACGAGACGATTGGTGCTGAAACTGTGACAGCTCCTGCTACAGAAGATGTTGTAACAGAAACAGCAGTCGCAACTCCGGCTCCTGTAACTGAGGAAGCTGCAGCAATGGAAGAATCTGTTGAGCTAGTTATAGCCGAAGAACCGGTTGTAACCGAAGAGCCGATGACTGAAGCTGAGGAAGTTCCTGCCTATGAGGAAGAGAACTTAGTAAATAATGGGATGATTACTTACACAGCAAGTCCTGAGGAAGTAGCCGAAGAAGTTGTAACCGAAGAAGTAACGACAGAACTTATCGAAGAACCGGCTGTTCAAGAAGTGGCTGATCCATATGCCAATCCACAAAATGCTGGTTTGAGTGCAGATGCTGCTAGATATAAAGAAGAAGTAGCTGCTCTTTATGGGGTCAAAGACTTTAGTCTAGTTCGCCCGGGTGACCCAGGAGACCATGGTTCAGGCCATGCTGTTGATTTTATGGTATATGATAATACTGCCTTAGGTAATGACATTGCTAATTACTCGATTAATAATATGGCTGAAAATAATATTTCTTATGTTATTTGGCAACAACAAATTTATGGTGATTGGAATCAACGATGGGAAATGATGGAAGACCGTGGTAGCATTACTGCTAACCATTACGATCACGTTCACGTATCTTTTAACCATTAA
- a CDS encoding sensor histidine kinase has product MPDRETEPMTLTSSEQIDVILNVIWSLVLVAFIYTALMIIYPQFISFSFPFLSEGSLFLYFWRTYQINIGGNTAYQIITLLFLLIAVFVALHQYQKRVEKIQLEHVLKYVHYFADGHYDKRIPDVDNDQMSTIVESINSLVDSTQNAIEEERRVEKTKDELIANVSHDIRTPLTSTIGYLDAVVNEQYQTEEEKAQYIQIAYNKALTMSTLVEDLFLYTDSLQETYQLDYQEIPLDLYLSQLAAEFELEAANKGIDILVEVMPKNTIACFDPDKMARVISNLLSNALKYGYGADLIRLRSFPNSAKDALLIECRNNGRVLEAGEEEKIFERSYRTEKSRNASEPGSGLGLAIVKNMVELHNGFVCAFVDEGETVFQIELPREKER; this is encoded by the coding sequence ATGCCGGATAGAGAGACTGAACCGATGACTCTGACGAGTTCAGAGCAAATCGATGTAATCTTAAATGTAATTTGGAGCTTAGTTTTAGTGGCCTTTATTTATACGGCCTTGATGATTATTTACCCACAGTTTATTTCATTCTCCTTCCCTTTTCTTAGCGAAGGGTCATTGTTCTTGTATTTCTGGCGAACTTATCAGATAAATATTGGTGGTAATACAGCTTATCAGATAATTACCCTTCTTTTCTTGTTGATTGCGGTCTTTGTTGCCTTGCACCAGTACCAGAAACGGGTTGAGAAAATACAATTAGAGCACGTCTTAAAATACGTGCACTATTTCGCTGATGGTCATTATGATAAACGAATTCCTGATGTTGATAATGACCAGATGTCAACTATTGTCGAAAGTATTAATAGTCTCGTCGATAGTACACAGAATGCGATTGAAGAAGAACGTCGAGTTGAGAAGACGAAAGATGAATTAATTGCGAATGTAAGTCATGATATTCGCACACCGCTCACGTCAACGATTGGTTATTTAGATGCAGTTGTCAATGAGCAGTACCAAACGGAAGAAGAGAAGGCCCAATATATTCAAATCGCTTATAATAAGGCACTGACGATGTCGACCCTTGTGGAGGATTTGTTCTTGTATACAGATTCCTTACAGGAGACTTATCAATTAGATTATCAGGAAATTCCGCTCGATTTGTATCTATCTCAACTTGCAGCGGAATTTGAACTTGAGGCGGCCAATAAAGGCATTGATATCTTAGTAGAGGTTATGCCGAAGAATACGATTGCCTGCTTCGATCCGGATAAGATGGCCCGGGTCATCAGTAATTTGTTATCCAATGCACTGAAATATGGCTATGGTGCAGATTTGATTCGTTTGCGCAGTTTCCCGAACTCTGCAAAAGACGCCTTACTTATCGAATGTCGCAATAACGGGCGAGTACTTGAAGCTGGTGAAGAAGAGAAGATTTTCGAGCGGAGTTACCGTACGGAGAAATCGCGTAATGCATCAGAGCCAGGAAGTGGCTTAGGTTTGGCGATTGTTAAGAATATGGTGGAGTTACATAATGGATTCGTTTGCGCCTTTGTGGATGAAGGCGAGACGGTCTTTCAAATAGAATTACCTCGAGAAAAGGAGCGTTAG
- a CDS encoding D-alanyl-D-alanine carboxypeptidase family protein: MGNINRIRWLALLSLCILFFGQLSLVHAQEITVKPDITSPSAILTEAHNGQILYEEEARQTYPIGQLTKILSLCVLVDAIQAEEIHWQDTVVVSDAAYALSQDYNLANVPLRQDVEYTVEELVEAVAMVSANGAMLALCEHLTGSEEAFVQLMQTQLAEWGYDFEEVYNATGLAPESESQPVNQLSAESLATAAYHLITSYPEILAVTSQEQSVFQAGTSDAFDMMNMNDMLPSGSQPYSGMEGLAVSQADESRINFVAVATKGNLTLLAVLLNTDETDIYTNMRRFLDYGFANYMLDDVAQAGAPVRQVAQVDVHEGRQPSVQLLFQEDLSIVVPLVDIAPRLIYELTLNEQYLVDDQCLEAPLPKGQTVGYVTVTGTEQKPTYLPQAQGNRVAVITAKEVAQAPWYMRTWRVISYRVQDTWRNIRRVAIQWFN; encoded by the coding sequence ATGGGAAACATCAATAGAATACGATGGCTAGCCTTGCTAAGTCTGTGCATACTTTTCTTTGGTCAACTTTCTTTGGTTCATGCACAAGAAATAACTGTTAAACCAGATATTACCAGTCCATCGGCCATCTTAACCGAAGCGCATAATGGCCAAATTCTCTATGAAGAAGAAGCGCGTCAAACTTATCCTATCGGCCAACTTACCAAGATATTATCTCTCTGTGTATTGGTTGACGCCATTCAAGCTGAAGAGATACACTGGCAGGACACGGTTGTAGTCTCGGATGCAGCTTATGCATTAAGCCAGGACTATAATCTAGCCAATGTGCCCTTGCGCCAGGACGTGGAGTACACTGTGGAGGAATTAGTTGAAGCGGTAGCGATGGTCTCAGCCAACGGAGCCATGCTTGCGCTGTGCGAGCATCTAACCGGTTCTGAAGAAGCTTTTGTGCAATTAATGCAAACGCAATTAGCCGAATGGGGTTATGACTTTGAGGAAGTTTACAATGCGACCGGTCTGGCGCCTGAAAGTGAAAGCCAGCCGGTGAATCAATTATCAGCTGAAAGCTTAGCGACAGCTGCCTATCATTTAATCACCAGTTATCCTGAAATATTGGCTGTGACTAGTCAAGAACAATCCGTTTTTCAAGCAGGCACTTCGGATGCATTTGATATGATGAATATGAATGATATGTTACCTTCGGGAAGTCAACCATATTCTGGTATGGAAGGCTTGGCGGTGAGTCAGGCCGATGAGTCGAGGATTAATTTCGTCGCAGTAGCTACTAAAGGCAACTTAACTTTGCTTGCGGTTCTTTTAAATACAGATGAAACGGATATATATACGAACATGCGCCGTTTCTTGGACTATGGCTTTGCCAACTATATGTTAGACGATGTTGCCCAAGCAGGTGCGCCCGTTAGGCAAGTAGCACAAGTGGATGTTCATGAAGGCCGTCAACCATCCGTTCAACTTTTATTTCAAGAAGACTTATCGATAGTGGTTCCCCTCGTCGATATTGCACCAAGATTAATATATGAATTAACCTTAAACGAGCAGTATCTTGTCGATGATCAGTGCCTTGAAGCACCGCTGCCTAAAGGTCAGACCGTAGGTTATGTGACCGTAACCGGAACGGAACAGAAACCAACCTATTTACCACAAGCTCAAGGTAATCGAGTTGCTGTTATAACTGCTAAGGAAGTAGCGCAAGCACCATGGTATATGCGAACTTGGCGAGTAATCAGTTACCGTGTTCAAGATACTTGGCGCAATATCCGTCGCGTAGCGATACAATGGTTTAATTAA
- a CDS encoding QueT transporter family protein has protein sequence MKEEHYIARDAQGIAKTALVTALYVTLTMIVSPISFGPIQFRISEGLNYLGLFHKRYVTAISLGVIIVNAMFSTPLDVIVGTFHTVISLLIARFLADKMGTLFKKECLARFITMAVVFSLTMFIIAWMLYYIEAVPFFWETYLTLAISELIAMILGGLIVYPLSFRIDFNQ, from the coding sequence ATGAAGGAAGAACATTATATTGCTCGTGACGCACAGGGGATTGCCAAGACCGCACTCGTTACTGCTTTATACGTAACATTAACGATGATTGTCTCTCCCATCAGCTTTGGACCAATCCAGTTTCGAATTTCAGAAGGTTTGAATTATTTAGGACTTTTCCATAAGCGCTACGTTACGGCTATATCTCTCGGGGTCATAATTGTTAATGCGATGTTCTCTACACCTTTAGATGTCATTGTAGGGACATTTCACACGGTCATCTCGCTACTCATTGCCCGCTTTCTAGCTGATAAGATGGGGACACTCTTTAAGAAAGAATGTCTAGCCCGGTTTATCACCATGGCAGTCGTCTTTTCCTTGACCATGTTTATCATTGCCTGGATGTTATATTACATAGAAGCCGTTCCTTTCTTTTGGGAAACCTATCTAACTCTTGCTATATCTGAATTAATTGCCATGATATTAGGCGGGCTGATTGTATACCCTCTTAGCTTCCGCATTGATTTCAACCAATAA
- the msrA gene encoding peptide-methionine (S)-S-oxide reductase MsrA: MAEKERAIFAGGCFWCMVHPFDQWPGVEQVRSGYTGGHVENPTYQQVTTGQTGHTEAVEIIYDPELLSYDTLLDIYWSSMDPTDADGQFFDRGSSYRPVIYYTSSDQKAKAEASKQALQASGRYAGDIVVPIEAAEPFYVAEDYHQDYYQKNPVHYEQYYRGSGRKAFVEKHRSR; this comes from the coding sequence ATGGCAGAGAAAGAGCGCGCAATTTTTGCAGGAGGTTGTTTCTGGTGTATGGTGCATCCATTTGATCAATGGCCAGGTGTTGAGCAAGTAAGGTCAGGCTATACCGGTGGTCATGTGGAGAATCCGACCTATCAACAAGTTACGACGGGCCAAACAGGGCATACGGAAGCAGTAGAAATTATCTATGACCCCGAATTGCTGAGCTATGATACGCTGTTAGACATCTACTGGTCCAGTATGGATCCAACCGATGCAGACGGGCAATTCTTTGATCGTGGTAGCTCTTACCGTCCGGTCATCTACTATACTAGCTCAGACCAGAAAGCCAAAGCTGAAGCGTCTAAGCAAGCACTTCAAGCGAGTGGACGCTATGCAGGTGATATAGTGGTACCAATTGAAGCGGCAGAGCCTTTCTATGTCGCCGAAGATTACCACCAGGACTATTATCAGAAAAATCCGGTCCATTATGAACAGTATTACCGTGGCTCTGGTCGCAAGGCTTTTGTGGAAAAACATCGAAGTCGTTAA
- a CDS encoding NCS2 family permease — translation MEFIQDLIAALGAMLNGIPQAIMAMGLGFSTFATSIGFFVGAILTFVFKSAAPLSFQAETLVLVGQQGENARERYSIVFWSSLLLLIIGLTGAVEGIIQWVGQDIIDGMMAGVGIMLAKIGVDNVKASTYTGGSSLITAVIIYLFTQDLLWCLIGSVAISSVVDYYFAKNQPVAETSTETKSFQFYKPFFNSNVVKGALSVTSLSVATSISYGLITGQMTGIEPNPVNVNHYATTQGVSNAISSLFGGAPIASVISATGASVQPVRAGILMMVILGALLAAGMMPKIAKFIPSTSIAGFLFVLGMFVTFPSNAANALAVANNFPAAMTLIITAVIDPFTGLVSGGLLKLFMSIL, via the coding sequence ATGGAATTTATACAGGACTTAATTGCTGCCTTAGGAGCAATGTTGAACGGGATTCCTCAAGCAATCATGGCGATGGGCTTAGGTTTTTCAACTTTTGCTACCTCAATTGGTTTTTTCGTTGGTGCGATACTGACATTTGTCTTTAAGTCGGCTGCCCCACTTTCTTTCCAAGCGGAAACCCTGGTCTTAGTTGGCCAGCAAGGGGAGAATGCCCGGGAGCGATATTCGATTGTTTTCTGGAGTTCGCTGTTACTGCTTATTATTGGCCTAACAGGTGCCGTTGAAGGAATTATTCAATGGGTTGGTCAAGATATTATTGATGGTATGATGGCAGGTGTGGGTATTATGCTTGCCAAAATCGGCGTGGATAATGTCAAAGCCTCCACATACACTGGTGGAAGTTCTTTAATTACAGCAGTTATTATTTATCTATTTACGCAAGACTTACTCTGGTGTTTAATTGGTTCTGTGGCAATTTCAAGTGTTGTTGATTACTACTTCGCTAAGAATCAACCGGTTGCTGAAACGTCAACCGAGACAAAATCTTTCCAATTTTATAAGCCATTTTTCAATTCTAATGTTGTCAAAGGTGCCTTGAGTGTTACAAGTTTATCTGTAGCCACAAGTATTTCTTATGGCTTAATTACCGGGCAAATGACAGGAATTGAACCGAATCCGGTTAATGTAAACCATTACGCTACAACGCAAGGAGTATCTAACGCTATTTCAAGTTTATTTGGCGGAGCACCGATTGCTTCAGTCATCTCCGCTACGGGTGCTTCGGTGCAACCGGTGCGTGCAGGGATTTTGATGATGGTAATTTTAGGCGCTTTACTTGCAGCAGGGATGATGCCTAAAATTGCGAAATTCATTCCGAGCACATCGATTGCTGGCTTCCTATTTGTCTTAGGGATGTTTGTTACTTTCCCATCCAATGCAGCGAATGCGCTAGCTGTAGCTAATAATTTCCCAGCAGCCATGACTTTAATTATAACGGCGGTCATCGATCCTTTTACAGGACTTGTAAGCGGTGGCTTGTTGAAATTATTCATGAGTATTCTATAA
- the istB gene encoding IS21-like element helper ATPase IstB, which yields MTQSVSDLQESFKQLKLGETAQQLPILLRQAEQDNLTYLEFLTELVRYEQTQRDAKRVERYMKWAQFPYHKRLSQFDIQAQQSLSQRQLKQLGELTWIDDQFNLILLGPPGVGKTALSVGLGIEAIEQGYRVMFVTMGQLMTYLKTEEFTRKSQIQLNRIRQADLVIVDDLMYMAMETYEANLFFQLISQLYEHSSLIISSNKAPDHWGELIGDPGITTAILDRILHRVEVINLNGDSYRMKNNQKIFSAET from the coding sequence ATGACACAGTCTGTCAGTGACCTTCAAGAGAGCTTCAAGCAGCTGAAATTAGGTGAAACAGCGCAACAGTTACCGATACTGTTAAGGCAAGCAGAGCAAGACAACTTGACCTATTTGGAATTTTTAACGGAGTTGGTAAGATACGAACAAACACAACGAGACGCCAAGCGTGTAGAACGGTATATGAAATGGGCACAATTTCCCTATCATAAACGTTTGTCACAATTTGATATTCAGGCTCAACAGAGTCTAAGCCAGCGACAATTAAAGCAATTAGGCGAACTAACTTGGATTGATGACCAGTTCAATTTGATTTTACTGGGACCTCCAGGCGTTGGCAAGACGGCTTTAAGTGTAGGCCTTGGCATTGAGGCGATTGAACAAGGCTATCGAGTGATGTTCGTGACTATGGGGCAATTAATGACCTATTTAAAAACTGAAGAATTCACACGCAAATCGCAAATTCAACTGAACCGCATACGCCAGGCCGATTTAGTCATCGTTGATGATTTAATGTATATGGCGATGGAAACTTATGAAGCGAACTTGTTTTTCCAGTTGATAAGTCAATTATATGAACATTCATCGCTAATAATTAGCTCAAATAAAGCCCCAGATCACTGGGGTGAGCTAATTGGTGATCCTGGCATTACAACGGCTATATTAGACCGAATTTTACACAGAGTAGAGGTGATTAATCTAAACGGTGATAGTTACCGCATGAAAAATAATCAGAAAATTTTTTCCGCTGAAACTTAG